One Tolypothrix bouteillei VB521301 DNA window includes the following coding sequences:
- a CDS encoding DUF4278 domain-containing protein, giving the protein MKLYYRGLSYELNSSKIASRTTEKPFQPAPMVSSAYNLIYRGVTYRVNPNAKPVEVPLPPATYKLSYRGINYLVNRNARGEVTLINQSINSLQVDTQSPLTEF; this is encoded by the coding sequence ATGAAACTTTACTATCGCGGTCTCAGCTACGAATTAAATTCCTCAAAAATTGCCAGCAGAACAACAGAAAAACCTTTTCAACCAGCACCTATGGTTAGCTCAGCTTATAATTTGATTTATCGTGGTGTTACTTATCGTGTTAATCCCAATGCCAAGCCTGTAGAAGTTCCTTTACCACCAGCAACTTATAAATTGAGCTATCGAGGAATTAACTACTTGGTAAATAGAAATGCACGGGGAGAAGTTACCTTAATTAATCAATCGATAAATTCGTTACAAGTTGATACACAGTCGCCGCTGACTGAATTTTAG
- the cas10 gene encoding type III-B CRISPR-associated protein Cas10/Cmr2, with protein sequence MTNDSRTRTVSAFAWCLAWGKKHKLSQDELSAMKKMRQTLIDERKDESARKQVIPDTMQHFVMLAEQLYNIDEDYKPETLSELEQKYQDLWKEDTPIGLVYGGATKIKQYVFEAAKLHEIRGASALLDRINLEDVPGFFGEGRRSIRMQEWLRNNGFADLVPALIPELIIYSTGGSVLAFCPAALVDKLANAIEKRYTDETLTANSCAVGDTFRLLEFRFGLLQNPIEKTLWLGEYKQKHNDRIIQAYFDQSDEHDLNIKFWQRKNFNELVGKLANQFTHRRNGNLTPSVVLTHSDASDGDTNRNSRPSRCYPPMFETHPYLQRDETERRAAVAETNLPGRPNFSAALARKVIVGQRSKNDTVQRRAWYKREYFGVRLSSGKEKLWNPGYFSSWVTRFQNSLQELDKECQNKYYQPADGNPVTEALSLREIGNVSKVKGFVGYIYADGNNMGGYIRNRIRTPQDYRIFSQQVLNATQKAVYIALKKHLQPRQLQNLTDSDISDRNKQWIYPFEIITIGGDDVLLIVPADKALDVAKTLSEEFENQLPDFQLEVSYDSKKVHRYQGTKLPKCDRQCELSMSAGVLITAESTPIYYGESLTNQLLKSSKKLAKDLKREYKYYGGTVDFLALKAVTMIASTIKDFREQGLTKENLKFYAAPYTLYELEGLLETVAALKKAKFPKSQLYQIRSLLERGRRTAILNYRYFRVRLQQKEQVHLKTMFEETWCQAKSNNGNLAPWMSKNSNGSTTEPEKTIYETIWRDLVDLHPFVAIQEESELPNLNPEPEEIQGVEQ encoded by the coding sequence ATGACAAACGACTCTCGCACGCGCACAGTATCTGCTTTTGCCTGGTGTCTTGCTTGGGGTAAAAAGCATAAGTTGAGTCAGGACGAACTCAGTGCAATGAAAAAAATGCGACAAACATTAATTGATGAAAGGAAAGATGAGAGCGCTCGCAAGCAAGTGATACCGGATACAATGCAACATTTCGTAATGCTAGCAGAGCAGCTTTATAATATTGATGAAGACTATAAACCTGAGACATTATCAGAATTAGAACAAAAGTATCAAGACCTTTGGAAAGAAGATACGCCTATCGGTTTGGTTTATGGCGGTGCAACGAAAATTAAACAATATGTTTTTGAAGCAGCAAAACTTCATGAAATACGAGGAGCCTCTGCACTACTCGATCGCATTAACCTTGAAGATGTTCCAGGTTTTTTTGGTGAAGGTAGACGTTCAATACGTATGCAGGAATGGTTGCGGAACAACGGCTTTGCCGATTTAGTTCCAGCACTGATTCCCGAACTTATTATTTATTCTACAGGTGGTAGCGTTCTTGCTTTTTGCCCTGCTGCTTTAGTGGATAAACTAGCTAACGCTATTGAAAAACGTTATACCGATGAAACCTTAACGGCTAATTCCTGTGCAGTTGGCGATACTTTTCGCTTGTTAGAATTCCGGTTTGGGCTGTTGCAAAATCCTATAGAAAAGACTCTCTGGTTGGGAGAATATAAACAGAAGCATAACGATCGCATCATCCAAGCTTATTTTGACCAATCTGACGAACACGATTTAAATATAAAATTTTGGCAACGCAAGAATTTTAACGAACTGGTAGGAAAACTGGCAAACCAATTTACCCACCGTCGTAACGGTAATTTGACACCAAGTGTTGTGCTGACTCACTCTGATGCGTCTGATGGTGATACTAATCGTAATTCACGTCCGAGCCGCTGCTATCCTCCCATGTTTGAAACCCATCCCTATTTACAACGGGATGAAACTGAGAGACGTGCAGCTGTAGCAGAGACGAATTTACCGGGAAGACCAAATTTTTCTGCAGCTTTAGCTCGTAAAGTCATAGTTGGTCAGCGTAGTAAAAATGATACCGTCCAAAGACGCGCATGGTACAAGCGAGAATATTTTGGAGTTCGTCTATCATCGGGTAAAGAGAAACTCTGGAATCCTGGTTATTTTTCTAGTTGGGTGACTAGATTTCAAAATTCTTTGCAAGAATTAGATAAGGAATGTCAAAACAAATATTATCAACCAGCCGATGGTAATCCTGTTACAGAAGCTTTATCATTACGGGAAATTGGTAATGTGAGTAAAGTTAAGGGATTTGTTGGTTATATTTACGCCGATGGTAATAATATGGGTGGCTATATCCGCAACAGAATTCGCACGCCCCAAGATTATCGTATATTTAGTCAACAAGTTTTAAATGCAACCCAAAAGGCTGTTTACATAGCATTAAAAAAACATCTCCAACCCCGTCAGCTTCAAAATTTGACAGATTCAGATATTAGCGATCGCAATAAACAATGGATTTATCCGTTTGAAATTATTACTATTGGTGGGGATGATGTGCTGTTGATTGTACCAGCAGATAAAGCCTTAGATGTTGCTAAAACTCTTAGTGAGGAATTTGAAAACCAGTTACCTGACTTTCAATTAGAAGTATCCTACGATTCTAAAAAAGTTCACCGCTATCAAGGAACCAAGCTGCCAAAATGCGATCGTCAGTGTGAGTTAAGTATGTCCGCCGGAGTACTCATTACTGCTGAAAGTACTCCTATCTATTACGGAGAATCTCTCACAAATCAACTCTTAAAATCATCAAAAAAATTAGCAAAAGACCTAAAACGAGAATATAAATATTACGGTGGAACAGTTGATTTCTTAGCACTAAAAGCTGTAACAATGATTGCGTCTACTATCAAAGATTTTCGCGAACAAGGACTAACAAAAGAAAATCTAAAATTCTATGCTGCACCTTATACTCTTTACGAGTTAGAAGGCTTATTGGAAACTGTTGCAGCACTTAAAAAGGCTAAATTCCCCAAATCGCAACTTTATCAAATTCGTAGTTTGTTGGAACGGGGTAGGCGCACGGCTATTCTGAATTACCGTTATTTTCGAGTTCGGCTGCAACAAAAAGAACAGGTGCATCTAAAAACTATGTTTGAAGAGACTTGGTGTCAAGCGAAAAGTAATAATGGTAACCTCGCACCCTGGATGTCAAAAAATTCCAATGGATCAACCACGGAACCAGAGAAAACTATTTATGAAACAATTTGGCGTGACTTGGTGGATTTACATCCATTTGTCGCGATACAAGAGGAAAGTGAATTACCTAATCTCAATCCAGAACCAGAGGAAATCCAAGGAGTAGAACAATGA
- a CDS encoding RAMP superfamily CRISPR-associated protein codes for MISLDGIPPNQTDTWEITAIIDTALCVGAGGSSGSLADKPIVRNAQGQLIIPASQIKGRLRHECEKLASALGWEIFYAPVATELCPNQEQLKKRFQKIYGLENLPLDENLEWNLFQEIYTVTGYKGFHCIVSQIFGNPILPSRVIVEDFICSVPADELPEVLRPGVTINRRRRTAEETKLYLLETSPANAQLKFEGKIHLLPKFSSICPDLAKLLIFSGLHHIYALGGSKSTGLGWLHWQNLPKFTIDESTWSNLAAKQFLETIKGKRENRVGWVEERNPTLNREEP; via the coding sequence ATGATTAGCCTTGATGGAATTCCTCCAAATCAAACCGACACTTGGGAGATAACCGCGATTATTGATACAGCTTTGTGTGTAGGTGCGGGTGGTTCCTCTGGTTCTCTAGCAGATAAACCCATTGTCCGCAATGCTCAAGGACAGCTAATTATTCCAGCTTCCCAAATCAAAGGTAGATTGCGTCATGAATGTGAAAAATTAGCGAGTGCATTGGGATGGGAAATTTTTTACGCACCCGTCGCAACAGAGCTTTGTCCCAATCAAGAACAGCTAAAGAAGCGTTTCCAGAAAATATATGGTTTGGAAAACTTACCTTTAGATGAGAACCTTGAATGGAATCTCTTTCAAGAAATATACACGGTAACTGGTTATAAAGGCTTTCACTGTATTGTATCGCAAATCTTCGGCAACCCAATTTTACCATCTCGCGTTATTGTTGAGGATTTTATCTGTTCGGTTCCCGCAGATGAATTACCAGAAGTTTTACGTCCGGGAGTCACAATTAACCGTCGTCGTCGCACTGCTGAGGAAACTAAACTTTATCTCTTAGAAACTTCTCCTGCAAATGCTCAACTAAAATTTGAAGGTAAAATCCACTTACTACCTAAGTTTTCATCTATTTGTCCCGATTTAGCAAAGCTTTTAATCTTTTCTGGCTTGCATCATATTTATGCATTAGGAGGAAGTAAATCTACAGGTTTGGGCTGGTTGCATTGGCAAAACTTACCAAAATTTACCATAGATGAAAGTACTTGGTCGAATTTAGCAGCAAAACAATTCTTAGAGACGATTAAAGGTAAACGTGAAAATAGGGTAGGTTGGGTTGAGGAACGAAATCCAACATTGAATCGAGAGGAACCATGA
- the csx10 gene encoding CRISPR-associated RAMP protein Csx10, whose product MKRIELTITAQSPLAIGREKPGGSVSEVEKYIPGSVIRGAVAKQILSRYPDIEMQNLDVTVENNHFQKLFLDEKSAIFQNAYPAIAKSGSIYKKVENTPIRVLPATAVSSKANPGFKTDNKHGVFDTLIDLFCADIFNYPYDPSSKKAIEDRVDPRVETFSCFYSKDSNSYYSHAVTSRLLTRVGINRRRATAEEDILYSIEVLNEEFKTKKNTQTNNSQYYQWENYVYRSYILIKNDAIAKKLHKFINNNKEQFRLGGSISRGLGKVRIEAKEVQVINDIQKRIDKFNEALKNRLEEWSEVFGKPQHDPFSKNRKYFTINLHSEAILLENWQRTTVISTEMLQYTLQQFLTKKDESLKLHTAYSSYDYRSGWNNAWGLMKDVELITNKGAVYLFSTENLESWYKALFNLELTGVGERVSEGFGQVEICNEFHLVFREDAV is encoded by the coding sequence ATGAAACGTATTGAATTAACAATTACAGCCCAATCACCCCTAGCAATCGGTAGAGAAAAACCCGGAGGTTCCGTTAGCGAGGTGGAAAAATATATTCCGGGTTCTGTAATACGTGGTGCAGTTGCAAAACAAATTTTGTCTCGCTATCCAGACATTGAAATGCAAAATCTCGATGTTACGGTAGAGAACAATCATTTCCAAAAGCTGTTTTTAGATGAAAAATCAGCAATTTTTCAAAATGCTTACCCTGCGATCGCAAAAAGTGGTAGTATTTATAAAAAAGTCGAGAATACTCCTATCAGAGTTTTACCAGCAACAGCAGTCAGTTCTAAGGCTAATCCAGGGTTTAAAACTGACAATAAGCACGGCGTGTTCGACACATTGATTGACTTGTTTTGTGCAGATATATTCAATTATCCTTACGATCCAAGTAGTAAGAAAGCTATAGAAGATAGGGTAGATCCGCGAGTGGAGACTTTTAGCTGCTTCTACAGCAAAGACAGCAATAGCTACTACAGTCATGCAGTGACTAGCCGTCTGTTAACAAGGGTAGGAATAAACCGTCGCCGCGCTACAGCAGAGGAAGACATTTTATATAGTATTGAAGTTCTAAATGAAGAATTTAAGACTAAGAAAAATACACAAACCAATAATTCTCAATATTATCAATGGGAGAACTATGTTTATCGCAGTTATATTCTCATAAAAAATGATGCGATCGCTAAGAAATTACACAAGTTTATTAATAATAACAAAGAACAATTCCGACTTGGTGGTTCAATATCGCGAGGGTTGGGTAAAGTAAGAATCGAAGCTAAAGAAGTTCAAGTCATCAATGATATTCAAAAAAGAATAGATAAATTTAATGAAGCATTAAAAAACCGCTTGGAAGAATGGTCTGAGGTATTTGGAAAACCCCAACACGATCCATTTAGTAAGAATCGTAAATATTTCACTATTAACTTACACTCTGAAGCTATTTTGCTAGAAAATTGGCAGCGAACAACAGTTATCTCCACTGAAATGCTCCAATATACGCTCCAACAATTTCTAACTAAGAAAGATGAATCATTAAAGCTTCATACTGCTTATAGTAGTTACGATTATCGCTCTGGATGGAACAATGCTTGGGGACTCATGAAAGATGTAGAATTGATAACAAATAAAGGCGCAGTTTATCTATTTAGTACAGAAAATTTGGAATCATGGTACAAAGCCTTATTTAATTTAGAGCTAACTGGAGTAGGAGAACGTGTCAGTGAAGGATTTGGTCAAGTAGAAATTTGCAATGAATTTCATTTAGTATTTCGTGAGGATGCAGTATGA
- the csx7 gene encoding CRISPR-associated RAMP protein Csx7 — protein MFEIFKNRIEITGILETVTALRISAGRSTEAIGSDLPVIKDALGRPLIPGSSFKGALRSRLESFLRGIDESFAANPALETEWSITQEAMSKFKHELVITRDKPKEKEEKLHQFILNKTDLISFLFGSPWLSSKLQIRDLTVHKPEDNWFGQYQERDGVAIDRDTETAGDGKLYDFQIVPAGTPFDFHAIVENAEEWELGLLTIGLQQFKTEQIPLGGGKSRGLGVVKLQINDVKWIDVRDANDKSKVDPNKVIEYLKKLINSHGDLPCDDSIPLPYVWSEALIHKLREEMEKVKNTVATN, from the coding sequence ATGTTTGAAATTTTTAAAAATCGCATAGAAATTACAGGAATTTTAGAAACAGTAACCGCTTTGCGAATTAGTGCGGGACGTTCCACTGAAGCTATTGGTTCAGATTTACCCGTCATTAAAGATGCTTTAGGTAGACCATTAATACCTGGTTCTAGCTTTAAAGGCGCATTAAGATCGAGATTGGAAAGTTTTTTGCGGGGAATTGATGAAAGTTTTGCAGCCAATCCAGCATTAGAAACGGAATGGTCGATTACTCAAGAAGCAATGTCTAAATTTAAGCACGAGCTAGTCATCACAAGAGATAAGCCAAAAGAAAAAGAGGAAAAATTACATCAATTTATTTTAAATAAAACAGATTTAATTTCCTTTCTTTTCGGTTCTCCTTGGTTATCCAGCAAATTACAAATCCGCGATTTAACTGTACATAAACCAGAAGATAATTGGTTTGGACAATATCAAGAACGAGATGGAGTGGCTATCGATCGCGATACTGAAACTGCTGGAGATGGGAAACTTTATGATTTCCAAATTGTACCAGCAGGAACGCCTTTTGATTTCCATGCTATTGTTGAAAATGCTGAGGAATGGGAACTAGGTTTATTGACGATTGGGTTACAACAATTTAAAACAGAACAAATTCCTTTAGGTGGTGGTAAGTCGAGAGGATTGGGAGTAGTTAAACTCCAAATTAATGATGTTAAGTGGATTGATGTACGAGATGCTAACGATAAAAGTAAGGTCGATCCAAATAAGGTTATTGAATATCTCAAGAAATTAATAAATTCTCATGGAGATTTACCTTGCGATGATAGTATCCCTTTACCATACGTATGGAGTGAAGCGCTAATTCATAAATTACGGGAAGAGATGGAAAAAGTAAAAAATACAGTAGCTACTAATTAA
- a CDS encoding RAMP superfamily CRISPR-associated protein, giving the protein MHKQLVNQCILNITIIPTSPILIKSGLESADPTKPNMNFVETYHQGSPTIYLPGSSLKGAIRAHAERIVRTLGHPDYDKPINSSLIWANNPLDDEYDYLYENPQDKEYLKKKLPAQSIYKESSFTDQIFGNKFIASRLRIEDAYPNKSQPLRIEQRNGVAIDRVFGSVAHGPFDYQVCTSGAFKTKIHLKNFSLAQLGLIALVLRDLNEGWFGIGYGKTRGLGMVMVEYDSAVVQYPGCILEKKDGKIYKFGSQTPWDKVYLLGAGEFLKGNKKNPYGFPQDDKYEITIVKPTSMEYGFGVQMLWEEPTEIQELFMHSVAAWSKLLEQGGAVCAS; this is encoded by the coding sequence ATGCACAAACAATTAGTTAATCAATGTATTCTCAATATTACTATTATTCCTACTAGCCCTATCTTAATAAAATCTGGTTTGGAAAGTGCAGATCCAACAAAACCAAACATGAATTTTGTAGAAACGTATCATCAAGGAAGCCCCACTATTTACCTTCCCGGTAGTTCCTTGAAGGGGGCGATTCGCGCTCATGCTGAAAGGATTGTGAGAACTTTAGGTCATCCAGATTATGATAAACCTATTAACTCTTCACTCATTTGGGCGAATAATCCTTTAGATGACGAATACGATTACTTGTATGAAAATCCACAAGATAAAGAATACCTAAAAAAGAAATTACCAGCACAGAGTATTTATAAAGAATCATCATTTACAGACCAAATATTTGGGAACAAATTCATTGCTAGTCGTTTGCGAATTGAAGATGCGTATCCCAACAAGTCACAACCTTTGAGAATAGAACAACGAAATGGTGTTGCAATCGATAGGGTATTTGGTTCGGTTGCACATGGTCCCTTTGATTATCAAGTTTGTACAAGTGGCGCATTTAAAACCAAAATTCATTTGAAAAACTTTTCTCTAGCACAGTTAGGTTTGATTGCGTTAGTATTGCGCGATTTAAATGAAGGATGGTTTGGAATTGGGTACGGAAAAACTCGCGGTTTGGGTATGGTGATGGTGGAGTATGACAGCGCTGTAGTTCAATATCCTGGATGCATTTTAGAGAAAAAGGATGGTAAGATTTACAAATTTGGTAGTCAAACACCTTGGGATAAAGTTTATCTTTTAGGTGCGGGGGAATTTTTAAAAGGCAATAAAAAAAATCCTTATGGTTTTCCGCAAGACGATAAATACGAAATTACTATAGTGAAACCAACATCAATGGAATATGGTTTTGGCGTGCAAATGCTTTGGGAAGAACCAACAGAGATTCAGGAATTATTTATGCACTCCGTTGCTGCTTGGAGTAAGTTGTTAGAACAGGGAGGTGCTGTATGTGCTTCGTAG
- a CDS encoding RAMP superfamily CRISPR-associated protein, with the protein MANNSYRSTNSSNFNQQRGPRPYDFVYFSTKSPSVNKPPGHHKYLHERIHGTLFLTLKVQTMVHISTGTVLMGSDINREEIPLIKTMVQGIDDELIIQGSSLKGCIRSIYEAITNSRVGVKPKKPSEYPEERLPAKEKNQLCPASIVFGASGDRWGWQGLVSIQDAYCEMTGFEVGFMSNLWRPRPEENDIYYFKDKSGKKKAVGWKFYYNMKYALDKGEGNGVPAQVAFKNDEFITQLNFRNLKSEELGALLIALGQDNKYPIILKLGAGKPVGLGSMIVEITEADLLQNQSDLRTRYSSFERLSNQFLTGESLKIFIGNTVQKAHENLIDKSKLEELSNILNPSTHFAPHESY; encoded by the coding sequence ATGGCTAATAACTCTTATCGTTCGACTAATTCCAGTAATTTCAACCAACAACGCGGACCCAGACCATACGACTTTGTCTATTTTTCTACTAAATCACCTAGTGTAAATAAACCTCCCGGACATCATAAATATTTACACGAGCGCATACACGGTACTTTATTTTTGACCCTAAAAGTCCAAACCATGGTGCATATTTCAACTGGAACAGTGCTAATGGGAAGCGATATTAACAGGGAAGAGATTCCTTTAATCAAAACTATGGTTCAAGGAATTGACGACGAACTCATCATTCAAGGTAGTTCTCTAAAAGGTTGCATTCGTTCAATTTATGAGGCAATTACTAACAGTCGCGTAGGAGTCAAGCCTAAAAAGCCGAGTGAATACCCAGAAGAACGTTTACCAGCCAAAGAGAAAAATCAACTTTGTCCAGCAAGTATAGTTTTTGGTGCGTCTGGTGACAGATGGGGATGGCAAGGATTAGTTTCAATTCAGGATGCTTATTGTGAAATGACTGGTTTTGAAGTTGGTTTCATGTCCAATCTTTGGCGACCTAGACCAGAAGAGAATGATATATACTATTTTAAAGATAAATCTGGAAAGAAAAAAGCGGTCGGGTGGAAATTTTATTACAATATGAAATATGCTCTTGATAAAGGTGAAGGTAATGGTGTTCCCGCCCAAGTAGCGTTTAAAAATGATGAATTTATAACTCAATTAAATTTTAGAAATCTCAAATCAGAAGAATTAGGAGCATTGCTAATTGCTTTAGGTCAAGACAACAAATATCCTATAATTTTGAAATTGGGTGCTGGTAAACCAGTCGGGCTGGGAAGCATGATAGTAGAAATTACAGAAGCTGATCTTTTACAAAACCAATCGGATTTACGTACTCGTTATTCCTCTTTTGAAAGACTATCCAATCAATTTTTAACTGGAGAATCTCTAAAAATCTTTATAGGAAATACAGTTCAAAAAGCTCATGAAAACTTAATTGATAAATCAAAATTAGAAGAATTATCTAATATCCTCAATCCTTCCACTCATTTTGCCCCTCATGAAAGCTATTAA
- a CDS encoding DUF1016 N-terminal domain-containing protein encodes MRAFAEVYSDEQFVQQVVVQIPWNYNVRISDAVKDIKECQWYGQQFTDYREFRS; translated from the coding sequence ATGCGGGCGTTTGCAGAAGTATACTCAGATGAACAATTCGTGCAACAGGTTGTTGTACAAATTCCTTGGAACTATAATGTCCGTATTTCAGACGCTGTTAAAGATATCAAAGAATGCCAATGGTATGGACAACAATTTACCGACTATCGAGAATTTAGAAGCTGA
- a CDS encoding SAVED domain-containing protein: protein MTNSPKRILILSANPTNITRLRLDEEVREIETAIERAQQRDQFELRACGAITHRELRRAILRENPQIVHFCGHGMGEEGLVLKDDNTGEVKFVSTYALAELFKLFADKVECVLLNACYSEVQAKAIAQHIDYVIGMKQSINDLTAIEFAAGFYDALGAGRGYEFAYNLGRNSISLAGIDQADIPILKKQTRVRLWIHGWVKQMYDNLPTVELDWTEYFSLESASGPRRIANQETWKNILLPNLEQVREQVSQGHTELTVDIRGKLPLSAAVVIGHVFQDTRGYTLQVEQRTIGQNELWRSDISASTAKFKIVKEDGEAGEDILVALGITGNASRDIEQLRQDSPIPLSAVVYAEPEAGIGERAISSNADATALTIHAKEIIRETRQKYRASSTHLVLFAPMSFCFFLGQRLRCIGDVICYERVAEKYQPSVKLCTG, encoded by the coding sequence ATGACTAACAGTCCAAAACGTATCTTAATTCTCTCAGCTAACCCTACAAACATCACCCGTCTGCGCTTAGATGAAGAAGTCCGAGAAATCGAAACGGCAATAGAACGGGCTCAACAACGCGACCAATTTGAGTTAAGAGCGTGCGGTGCTATCACTCACAGAGAATTACGGCGGGCAATATTGAGAGAAAATCCCCAAATCGTTCACTTTTGTGGACATGGAATGGGAGAAGAAGGGCTAGTATTGAAAGATGACAATACAGGTGAAGTTAAATTTGTCAGCACCTATGCTTTGGCAGAACTATTTAAATTATTTGCAGACAAGGTAGAATGCGTGCTCCTAAATGCTTGTTATTCAGAAGTCCAAGCAAAAGCGATTGCACAGCACATTGATTATGTCATTGGAATGAAGCAATCCATTAACGATCTCACTGCTATTGAATTTGCTGCTGGCTTTTATGATGCCTTGGGAGCGGGTAGAGGCTATGAATTCGCTTATAATTTGGGTCGCAACAGCATTTCACTAGCAGGAATAGACCAAGCAGATATTCCTATTTTGAAAAAGCAGACTAGAGTCCGCCTTTGGATACATGGTTGGGTCAAGCAAATGTATGACAACTTACCCACTGTTGAACTGGACTGGACAGAATATTTTAGCCTTGAGAGTGCGTCTGGACCCCGTCGTATTGCTAACCAAGAAACTTGGAAAAACATTTTACTCCCTAATTTGGAACAAGTACGAGAACAAGTTTCCCAAGGACATACTGAATTAACTGTTGATATTCGAGGTAAGCTCCCTCTTTCAGCAGCCGTGGTCATTGGTCATGTTTTTCAAGATACTAGAGGATATACCTTGCAAGTAGAACAAAGAACCATAGGACAAAACGAATTGTGGCGATCGGATATTAGTGCGTCAACAGCAAAGTTTAAAATTGTCAAAGAAGATGGCGAAGCTGGAGAAGACATTTTAGTTGCATTGGGAATCACAGGTAATGCATCAAGAGATATAGAACAACTACGTCAAGATTCACCCATTCCACTTAGTGCTGTTGTTTATGCAGAACCAGAAGCTGGTATTGGAGAAAGAGCAATTAGTTCTAATGCAGATGCAACTGCACTCACAATTCATGCTAAAGAAATTATTCGCGAAACTCGCCAAAAATACCGTGCAAGCAGCACACACTTAGTTTTATTTGCTCCGATGAGTTTTTGTTTCTTCTTAGGTCAGCGATTACGATGTATTGGTGATGTCATTTGTTACGAGCGTGTTGCAGAAAAATACCAACCTTCAGTCAAACTTTGTACGGGTTAA